A single Chryseobacterium sp. DNA region contains:
- a CDS encoding GLPGLI family protein, whose translation MNSKILKSLVLIFLSCNFYAQNFRLDYQLTYKEDSLSSETMNKNMTLLVQGGKSKFLTEKQYKVDSMRSKGFEDFAVGDNSFLVVNHEENLSSKYYFLFKDVYKVTEHVNLNWELKPETKKIDNYLCTKAILKYKGRVWEAWFTQDLPIQGGPYIFRNLPGVIVYMEDTTGSYKFSLYTIKKRTDTLEFENMYKGAINIPQKQLQKAFLDYYNDPFREMKSGNIKAKFKDENGKDIEPDFRKMTTTAQTRLKKK comes from the coding sequence ATGAATTCTAAAATTTTAAAAAGCTTAGTACTAATCTTTTTGTCTTGTAATTTTTATGCCCAAAATTTTCGACTTGATTATCAACTTACCTATAAAGAAGATTCCTTAAGTTCCGAGACAATGAATAAAAACATGACGCTTTTGGTTCAGGGAGGAAAATCTAAATTCTTGACTGAAAAACAATACAAAGTAGATTCAATGAGAAGCAAAGGATTTGAAGATTTTGCTGTGGGTGATAACAGCTTTTTAGTTGTTAATCATGAAGAAAACTTAAGTTCTAAATATTATTTTTTGTTTAAAGATGTATACAAAGTAACAGAACATGTCAATTTAAATTGGGAGCTGAAACCCGAAACCAAAAAAATAGACAACTATCTATGTACAAAGGCAATTTTGAAATATAAAGGAAGAGTTTGGGAAGCATGGTTTACTCAAGATCTACCAATTCAAGGGGGCCCGTATATATTCCGAAATCTACCTGGAGTAATAGTTTATATGGAAGATACTACGGGTTCTTATAAATTTAGCCTTTATACGATAAAGAAGAGAACTGACACTTTAGAATTTGAAAACATGTATAAAGGAGCAATTAATATCCCTCAAAAGCAGTTGCAAAAAGCATTTTTAGATTATTACAATGACCCTTTCAGAGAAATGAAGTCTGGAAATATAAAGGCAAAATTTAAAGATGAGAACGGAAAAGATATTGAACCTGATTTCAGAAAAATGACAACAACAGCCCAAACCCGCTTGAAAAAAAAATAA